CTCTCTGTGCTCGTGGCTCATGTACTCGAAGGCGTAAAGAGTCGTTAGCGGCCACAGAACAGCGATGAGCACGGCGAAGACCATTCCGAGACCGTCAAGGCTGAGCGCGAAGGCGGCACGTTCGGACATCCGAAAGAGGATGAGGGTTTTTGCGGGAGGATAGATGACGAGCAGGGCAATCACTGCGGTGTTCAGGAGCACGGCGCATTCTGTGAAGATGTTGCGGGCTGTGCGGCTGGTGAAATTTATCGCGGGTATCATCAATGCGGCAAGTGCAGGAAGAAGAACGGGAAGCAATAAGAATTTCTCACTCATGGCCGGTTACTTTAAGAACTGAATCAATATAGTTACTGCTGAGATTGCAAGACCAGCTATCGTCATTATCAGTGCAACATTGCGGCTTATGTTGTCAACTTTTGAACTCAATGCTGACATTTCACCGCGAAGCCCCCTGATGTCGCCGCGTACGTCCTGTATCTCCAACCTCATGCCGACCAGCTCATTCGTTACGTGCTCCCTGAATGCCGCGTTCTGAGCCTTCATCTCCTCGAACGATGCTTCCATCCTGGCAATCGAGGCTTCAGTCCTCGCTTCTATGCGTAAAACTGCCGCGTCAACACGTTCATCAAGCCTGCGCATCTCGATGTCATGAATATCTTTGCGCACAAATTCTTCACTCATGATTCAGATTCCTCCTCACTGGAATTTTTACGGGATGACCTGAATTATACTATCTTCACGCGCTCTCTGTCAGGATGTTCACCGCTCCAGCCCATCGGCGGCATGTTCTCCAGCCTCATGATGTCTTCTCGCTCAAGCGTAATGTTCGAGGCCTCGAGGTTCTCGCGTATCCTCCCGAGCGTTGATGCTTTCGGCAGGGGCATAACTCCTTCATTGACGCAGAACGCAAGGCACACCTGAACGGGGCTGACCTTGTACTTGGCCGCGAGCTCCTGAATGAGTACGTCGTCAACAACCCTTCCCCTTCCTGTTGGGCTCCATGCCTGAACGAGAATCTTTCTCTCATGGTAATAGTTCACTGCGGAAGCCTGCATATATCCCGGATGAAACTCCAGCTGTGCGACTGAGGGCATTACCGCGCAATCCCTGATGATGTTCTCTGCGTGGTGCGGGTGAAAGTTGCTCAGGCCAAGTGCACGGATTTTCCCCGCACTGTACAGCTCCTCCATTGCCCGCCACGTTTCGCGGTCGAGCTCCCGCCAGTCCGTACGCACGAGGTCAGGTCTCGGCCAGTGTATCAGGTATGCATCAACATAATCTGTCCCGAGTGCCTCAAGCGTCCTCCCGAATGCCGCAAGAGTTTCCGCGTACCCGAGATCCGTCTTCCAGACCTTTGAGGCTATGAGGAACTCTTTACGGGGAAGGCCGCTGTCCCTAAGAGCCGCGCCTAACATCCCTTCGTTGCCGTAAAACGACGCTGTGTCGAAGTACCTGCAGCCCGCCTCAATTGCGAGACCTATCGCTTCTGCGGATGCCTTGTACGTCCCGAAACCGACTGCGGGAACTGTGATGCCGTTGTTCAGCGAAAAAGTAATCATGAGATTTTCCCTCCTTGAACGTAATAGCTAGCAGTATACAGCAAAAACCGGGCACCCCCATACGAGAGCACCCGGCCTCTATCGTTACAAGAGGTGCCTGCTACTTGATGAACCCAACCTGCTTGCAGATCTCCTCCGCAATTTCTTCCTTGCGCTGGTTGTACTCTACCTTCTTCTCCTCGAAGTAGTTGCGTCCCTGAGCGTCAATCGACACAATCAGCGGCCCGAACTCCTTAACGCGGCAGTTCCAGAGCGTCTCGGGCATCCCCAAGTCACGCCACTCCGCACGCACAATCTCTTCAACGCACACCGCCGCCACAACAGCATTCCCCGCAGGAATAACGCAGTGTATGCACCCGAAGTCCTTGCACGCGTTGGAGGTGTTCTCCTTCATTCCGCCCTTGCCGACAATTACGCGCACGCCCGTCGTCTTCACGAAATCGT
The window above is part of the Synergistaceae bacterium genome. Proteins encoded here:
- a CDS encoding aldo/keto reductase, which produces MITFSLNNGITVPAVGFGTYKASAEAIGLAIEAGCRYFDTASFYGNEGMLGAALRDSGLPRKEFLIASKVWKTDLGYAETLAAFGRTLEALGTDYVDAYLIHWPRPDLVRTDWRELDRETWRAMEELYSAGKIRALGLSNFHPHHAENIIRDCAVMPSVAQLEFHPGYMQASAVNYYHERKILVQAWSPTGRGRVVDDVLIQELAAKYKVSPVQVCLAFCVNEGVMPLPKASTLGRIRENLEASNITLEREDIMRLENMPPMGWSGEHPDRERVKIV
- the ttdB gene encoding L(+)-tartrate dehydratase subunit beta; protein product: PVDVRNNAILHAGPIIRPIDPDNGKFEMVSVGPTTSMRMEKFEYDFVKTTGVRVIVGKGGMKENTSNACKDFGCIHCVIPAGNAVVAAVCVEEIVRAEWRDLGMPETLWNCRVKEFGPLIVSIDAQGRNYFEEKKVEYNQRKEEIAEEICKQVGFIK